One Rubripirellula amarantea DNA segment encodes these proteins:
- a CDS encoding ATP-binding cassette domain-containing protein — translation MHESDSITALPRPDGETIYRLLSQLGMTLEIPVQRSKFVTSEDSESEQSLDPLHSFLANAEQFGIFAKEVRFESVEEAIEFVAEGYPVVVAFADLSFAVVERLTGRKLETVLINEHVSTERISRGKLQRWLVVDQGTRIFVVKKELECEALSSTSGHQHDESHHVHASPLKRFIGLLYLERRDILTVALFGFVSGLLTLATPLAVESLVNVVSWGTYLQPLIVLGAILLACLGIAGLLRILQTVAVELIQRRQFVRIVSDLAHRFPRAHQPALIDEYPRELANRVFDIMTIQKATSMLLLDGLSIALTTLLGLLLLGFYHPYLLGFDIVLIITMIGMTWILGRSGIRTAIDESRTKYRVAHWLQDVIASPSAFKTGGGESLAIERANQLTAEYIYARRRQFRVVIRQTSFAIGLQVIASTAVLAMGGWLVIDGQLTLGQLVASELVVTAVVGAFAKAGKSLEKFYDLMAGIDKVGHLVDIPTDPRTEIGSLNSGPIAVRWNDLVFERASSSSRIRSTVIEAGSKVALVGDDVDGRSDLARSIAGLCKPTSGLIQIDQFDCSEASAARDNRLVGYAGDLEIFNGSLLDNIGLGRPDINQNHVREVLNQVCLTEEILKLPNGLQTHLQTGGFPLSTSQQIKLLIARAIVVRPKVVVIDGLLDRLSTDVQSRILDALIDKNKPWTLIVGTNVQAIADRCETQIFVRQT, via the coding sequence ATGCATGAATCTGATTCCATCACCGCTTTACCCCGACCAGACGGGGAAACCATCTATCGGTTGCTATCGCAACTCGGAATGACACTTGAAATTCCGGTGCAACGCTCAAAGTTTGTCACCAGCGAAGATTCCGAAAGCGAACAATCACTTGACCCTTTGCACAGCTTCCTAGCAAACGCGGAACAATTCGGAATCTTCGCCAAGGAAGTTCGCTTTGAAAGTGTGGAGGAAGCGATCGAGTTTGTCGCCGAAGGCTACCCGGTGGTTGTAGCATTCGCCGACTTGTCCTTCGCCGTGGTCGAACGACTCACGGGACGCAAACTCGAAACCGTTCTGATCAATGAACATGTATCGACGGAGCGAATCAGCCGAGGCAAACTGCAACGCTGGCTTGTGGTCGATCAGGGAACCCGAATCTTTGTCGTTAAGAAAGAACTTGAATGCGAGGCCCTTTCATCGACATCGGGGCACCAGCATGATGAATCCCATCACGTCCACGCGTCACCGCTGAAGCGATTCATTGGGCTGCTCTACCTTGAACGCAGAGACATCCTGACGGTCGCTCTTTTCGGATTCGTTTCGGGTCTGCTAACGCTCGCGACTCCGCTTGCGGTCGAATCGTTGGTGAACGTCGTAAGTTGGGGAACGTATCTGCAACCATTGATCGTGCTGGGCGCTATTCTTTTGGCTTGCCTTGGAATCGCAGGACTGCTTCGTATCCTGCAGACCGTTGCCGTGGAATTAATCCAACGTCGCCAATTCGTCCGGATTGTCAGTGATCTGGCGCATCGCTTCCCCCGAGCGCATCAACCTGCACTGATTGACGAATACCCGCGAGAGTTAGCGAATCGTGTCTTCGATATCATGACGATTCAAAAGGCGACGTCGATGCTATTGCTAGACGGTTTGAGCATTGCCTTGACGACGTTATTGGGCTTGTTGCTGTTAGGGTTTTACCACCCCTACCTGCTGGGATTCGATATCGTACTGATCATTACGATGATCGGAATGACGTGGATTCTTGGTCGCAGTGGTATTCGAACCGCAATTGATGAATCGCGAACAAAGTACCGCGTTGCCCACTGGTTGCAGGACGTGATCGCGTCGCCGAGTGCGTTTAAGACAGGTGGCGGTGAATCGCTTGCGATCGAGAGAGCCAACCAATTGACGGCCGAGTACATCTACGCGCGGCGTCGTCAATTTCGCGTGGTTATTCGACAAACATCGTTTGCGATTGGACTGCAAGTCATTGCGTCCACAGCAGTGCTTGCGATGGGAGGATGGTTGGTCATCGATGGACAACTGACACTTGGGCAACTCGTCGCCAGTGAGCTTGTCGTTACCGCCGTCGTCGGTGCATTTGCAAAGGCAGGAAAGTCGCTCGAGAAGTTTTATGACTTGATGGCGGGTATCGATAAAGTGGGTCATCTTGTCGACATCCCGACCGATCCCCGCACAGAAATCGGTAGCTTGAACTCGGGGCCGATAGCAGTGCGATGGAATGATCTGGTGTTCGAGCGAGCATCTTCGTCCTCACGGATCCGAAGCACGGTGATCGAAGCGGGATCGAAAGTAGCACTTGTCGGTGATGACGTGGATGGACGCAGCGATTTGGCTCGTTCGATCGCTGGACTATGCAAGCCCACAAGTGGCTTGATTCAGATTGACCAGTTCGATTGCAGCGAGGCTTCTGCGGCCCGCGACAATCGTTTAGTCGGCTATGCCGGCGACCTTGAGATTTTCAACGGAAGTCTGCTAGACAACATTGGATTGGGACGTCCCGACATCAACCAAAATCACGTTCGGGAAGTCCTGAACCAAGTTTGTTTGACCGAAGAAATCCTGAAGTTGCCCAACGGTTTGCAAACGCATTTACAAACAGGTGGATTCCCGCTCTCGACGAGCCAACAAATCAAACTGCTGATCGCGCGAGCAATCGTCGTTCGACCCAAAGTTGTTGTCATTGACGGACTCCTTGACCGACTCTCGACCGACGTGCAGAGCAGAATTCTTGATGCGCTGATCGATAAAAACAAGCCTTGGACGTTGATCGTGGGAACGAACGTTCAAGCGATTGCCGATCGTTGCGAGACCCAAATCTTCGTACGCCAAACGTAG
- a CDS encoding HlyD family secretion protein encodes MIEIKKTSDDFPAMQMVRTGRMMRAVGRLTFLLLASLIVAMIFVPWRQTARGEGTVVAIDPQQRPQPVRSPSKGVVSYVKPGLREGSFVEKDELLLRLTPFSADGVSQLETQIIAMESKEASALSSLEVAKQAAALQVSSGNSLNESLKQDYEAAKQKWEQAKNEVTALQAELEDKDNQLRIAEEVASQGLVSREELFSKRKAAQSARAKVLKSENYVQELYASLLSKEEEIESKRQEIDIKNRTASQKILESMQKINTIEKEILDLRNKRGELDRLEIRAPRTGQIQEWFGVEGSDTIKEGDQLFVIVPDADELAVEMRVSGNDMPLIQEGDRVRLQFEGWPAVQFAGWPSVAVGTFGGKVNRVFPTDDGKGNFRVVVTPDNHFEREDGWPDDRYLRQGVRANGWVLLKRVPLGYEVWRQLNGFPPTVATDEPGNSKEKANKVKLPKL; translated from the coding sequence ATGATCGAAATCAAGAAAACATCCGACGACTTCCCAGCCATGCAAATGGTTCGCACCGGTCGCATGATGCGCGCCGTGGGTCGTCTAACTTTTCTATTGTTAGCAAGCCTTATCGTGGCAATGATCTTCGTTCCGTGGCGACAAACCGCTCGCGGCGAAGGAACGGTAGTGGCAATCGATCCTCAACAACGACCGCAACCCGTGCGAAGTCCGTCCAAAGGCGTTGTCAGCTATGTCAAACCTGGTTTGCGTGAGGGCTCCTTCGTCGAGAAGGACGAGTTGCTGTTGCGGCTGACTCCGTTTTCCGCTGATGGAGTGTCTCAGTTGGAAACACAAATCATTGCGATGGAATCGAAAGAAGCTTCGGCACTTTCGAGTCTCGAGGTCGCCAAGCAAGCAGCGGCATTGCAGGTCAGCAGCGGCAACAGCCTGAACGAATCCTTGAAACAGGATTACGAGGCTGCCAAGCAAAAGTGGGAACAAGCTAAGAACGAAGTCACCGCCCTGCAAGCGGAACTTGAGGACAAGGACAATCAGCTTCGAATCGCTGAAGAAGTGGCATCGCAAGGTTTAGTTTCACGAGAAGAATTGTTTTCCAAGCGAAAAGCTGCTCAGTCAGCTCGAGCCAAGGTGCTAAAGTCCGAAAACTACGTCCAAGAACTCTACGCCTCGCTTCTATCGAAAGAGGAAGAGATCGAATCGAAACGGCAAGAAATCGACATCAAGAATCGCACCGCAAGTCAGAAGATTTTGGAATCGATGCAGAAAATCAATACGATCGAGAAAGAGATCCTCGACCTTCGGAACAAGCGCGGCGAACTCGATCGTTTGGAAATCAGAGCCCCACGAACGGGCCAGATCCAAGAGTGGTTTGGTGTTGAGGGTAGCGACACGATCAAAGAAGGCGATCAACTTTTTGTGATCGTTCCTGATGCCGATGAGTTGGCAGTCGAAATGAGAGTCAGCGGAAACGACATGCCTTTGATTCAAGAAGGCGACCGAGTCCGGCTGCAGTTTGAGGGTTGGCCGGCTGTCCAGTTCGCTGGATGGCCATCGGTCGCGGTCGGTACGTTCGGCGGAAAAGTCAACCGAGTCTTCCCAACTGATGATGGCAAAGGAAATTTCCGCGTGGTTGTCACCCCTGATAATCACTTTGAACGCGAGGACGGCTGGCCGGATGACCGATATCTTCGTCAGGGAGTACGCGCCAACGGATGGGTGCTGCTCAAGCGTGTTCCATTGGGTTACGAAGTATGGCGTCAGTTGAACGGTTTTCCGCCAACCGTTGCCACCGACGAACCGGGCAACTCGAAGGAAAAAGCAAACAAGGTCAAGCTGCCAAAGCTTTAG
- a CDS encoding TolC family protein, whose amino-acid sequence MASAQSGTTPQARTFAQFLMTVEDDFDSSIQTAQDENVQPVEVEVGNDRPNNLVADQETSDFEELPASEPTPSRRSSSETTGSSLSREPTDGFSSSGNPTATPELTANEPPLSLADVVASLYRSYPEINRARIEGQVASGNLTSAYGSYDTKFQAFSLTEPTGFYRNSRNGLGVARQTWWGGYVSAGYRIGRGYYQPWYKERQTDDAGEFKVAFNQALLQGRAIDAERVAVFQARLAQQAVGPLVQQSILEISREATAAYWEWVATGAFLEAQRELLELAELRGEQYEAGVKAGKFAEIDLILNQQLIAERRTKQLESEQKFQATSFKLSLYLRDDAGRPLVPSAQWLPKQFPQIVAPEPMDFEAEFALALARRPEPQVLQYEVRQVDLERQLACNQMLPRLDFISEASQDMGEPATKADDKGEFELVIGFQSEVPIQRRKARGKLQSTAGKIQQINEKIRLVRNKIGAEIQVQNNSLQLATQIVRQSELSLQAALETLDRYRFAFERGKIDLIYLNLLETKVNETEIKLVEAQQTWFTSLAALQIALGIDPLEQAMTVSSLPPSDLPQAGSAGDRPTGQEPEPPENSDQPEDQDPEEDA is encoded by the coding sequence TTGGCGAGTGCGCAATCCGGAACCACACCGCAAGCACGAACGTTTGCCCAGTTCTTGATGACCGTCGAGGATGACTTCGACTCGTCAATCCAAACAGCTCAAGACGAAAACGTTCAACCTGTTGAAGTTGAAGTCGGAAATGACCGGCCCAATAACCTTGTCGCGGATCAAGAGACATCCGATTTCGAAGAATTGCCAGCCTCTGAGCCAACACCTTCACGGCGCAGTTCCAGTGAGACGACCGGCAGCTCGCTTTCTCGGGAACCGACCGATGGTTTTTCATCGTCAGGCAATCCAACTGCTACGCCTGAACTGACTGCTAACGAGCCCCCACTGTCTCTCGCAGACGTGGTCGCGAGTCTGTATCGTTCCTATCCGGAAATCAACCGTGCGAGAATCGAAGGCCAAGTTGCTAGTGGCAATTTAACTTCGGCATACGGATCGTACGACACTAAGTTCCAAGCGTTCTCATTGACCGAACCGACGGGTTTCTACAGGAACTCTCGAAACGGATTGGGTGTTGCACGCCAAACTTGGTGGGGTGGCTACGTTTCAGCCGGCTATCGTATCGGGCGAGGATACTATCAGCCCTGGTACAAGGAACGTCAGACCGACGATGCAGGCGAGTTCAAAGTCGCGTTCAATCAAGCGCTCTTGCAAGGTAGGGCCATCGACGCTGAGCGAGTGGCAGTTTTCCAAGCTCGGCTAGCCCAACAGGCCGTCGGTCCGCTGGTGCAACAATCCATTCTGGAAATCTCGCGTGAAGCGACCGCCGCCTATTGGGAATGGGTCGCTACGGGCGCATTCTTGGAAGCGCAACGAGAACTCCTTGAGTTGGCGGAACTGCGCGGGGAGCAGTACGAAGCTGGCGTCAAAGCAGGCAAATTTGCCGAGATTGATTTGATCCTTAACCAACAACTCATCGCAGAACGCCGTACCAAGCAACTCGAATCAGAGCAAAAGTTTCAAGCAACCTCATTCAAACTCAGTTTGTATCTACGTGATGACGCTGGCCGCCCACTCGTGCCTTCCGCTCAATGGCTTCCCAAGCAGTTTCCTCAAATCGTCGCACCTGAGCCGATGGATTTTGAAGCTGAATTCGCTTTAGCGTTGGCCCGACGCCCCGAACCACAAGTCTTGCAATACGAGGTGCGACAAGTGGACTTGGAACGACAACTAGCGTGCAACCAGATGCTGCCTCGCCTTGACTTCATCTCGGAAGCATCGCAAGACATGGGCGAACCGGCCACCAAGGCAGACGACAAAGGTGAGTTTGAACTTGTCATTGGATTTCAAAGCGAGGTCCCGATTCAACGTCGCAAGGCTCGCGGAAAACTACAGTCGACCGCTGGCAAGATCCAACAGATCAACGAAAAGATCCGCCTGGTACGCAACAAAATAGGTGCGGAGATTCAAGTTCAAAATAACTCTCTGCAACTGGCCACCCAAATCGTACGACAAAGCGAACTTTCACTTCAAGCAGCTTTGGAAACGCTTGATCGGTACCGCTTCGCATTCGAACGTGGAAAGATCGACTTGATCTATTTGAACCTGCTTGAAACCAAGGTTAATGAGACCGAGATCAAATTGGTTGAGGCTCAACAGACTTGGTTCACATCACTCGCAGCACTTCAAATAGCACTCGGCATTGATCCGCTTGAGCAAGCGATGACCGTTTCGTCGTTACCGCCGAGCGACCTTCCTCAAGCTGGATCGGCCGGAGACCGGCCTACTGGCCAGGAACCTGAACCGCCTGAAAATTCAGACCAACCTGAAGACCAAGATCCCGAAGAAGACGCTTGA
- the yaaA gene encoding peroxide stress protein YaaA: MLSILSPAKTLDFDSPSPVSGATKPALIKDAAEIVEVLKELTPPRLAQLMSVSAKLADLNYQRYQDWEAPHPKLGSKAALFAFQGDVYRGLKASAWTKSQVAYAQDHLRILSGLYGILRPLDQILPYRLEMGTSLKTSRGKDLYAFWGTLVANQLQQQIEASQSKILLNLASQEYFKVVDRKTLQCRVVSPAFKEYKNGDYKVISIFAKLARGEMAAWVIKHKVKTLKKLTRFSEDGYRYDADRSTDEVPVFVRGGH; this comes from the coding sequence ATGCTCTCGATTCTTTCGCCCGCCAAAACGCTCGACTTCGATTCACCCTCACCCGTATCAGGGGCTACCAAACCGGCACTAATAAAGGATGCTGCCGAGATCGTCGAAGTGCTGAAGGAATTGACGCCTCCAAGGCTGGCGCAATTAATGAGCGTTAGTGCAAAATTGGCTGACTTGAATTATCAGCGGTACCAAGATTGGGAGGCCCCGCATCCCAAACTCGGTAGCAAGGCCGCCCTATTTGCGTTCCAAGGCGATGTTTATCGTGGGCTTAAGGCTAGCGCATGGACCAAGTCTCAAGTGGCCTACGCCCAGGACCATTTGAGGATCCTTTCTGGCTTGTATGGAATCCTGAGGCCGCTCGATCAAATTCTTCCCTACCGTTTGGAAATGGGAACGTCGCTGAAAACATCACGCGGCAAAGATCTCTATGCGTTTTGGGGGACGTTGGTTGCCAACCAATTGCAGCAACAGATCGAGGCCAGCCAATCGAAAATACTGTTGAACTTGGCTTCCCAGGAATACTTTAAGGTCGTGGACCGAAAGACATTGCAATGCCGCGTAGTCTCGCCAGCATTCAAGGAATACAAGAACGGTGACTATAAGGTCATTTCCATATTCGCGAAGTTGGCGCGAGGTGAAATGGCCGCTTGGGTGATCAAACACAAAGTGAAGACGTTGAAGAAATTAACGCGGTTTAGCGAAGACGGGTATCGCTACGATGCGGATCGATCAACTGACGAGGTGCCCGTTTTTGTTCGTGGCGGTCATTAA
- a CDS encoding M20 metallopeptidase family protein, producing the protein MRLFCLVLSIAWLIECSTVVAVEPVSWFDDNRAEHLELYQWLHANPELSHDEANTAARLADTWRGFGYEVTAGVGGHGVVATLKNGDGPTVMLRTDLDALPVTESTPLPFASTVTKQTESGTSTGVMHACGHDVHMTNLTAVAGFLAENQDQWAGTLMLIGQPAEERGEGAKQMLADGLFERFPRPDFALAMHVSGDTPTGTVSIRPGFSLANVDSVDITMKGRGGHGSAPHTTIDPIAMAAELIVSLQMIVSREVAPIDPAVVTVGSIHGGTKHNIIGNDCKLQLTVRSYKPEVREKLLASIKRRALAVAQAHGADPPEVTYSEGTPSLRNDDELAARMKVVFQRVLGEDNIIDDEPSMGGEDFSRYGIAGVPILMYRVGSVNQARLDRFEKLGIPAPSLHSGVYYPDAEETLETAFKAMTFATLELMAP; encoded by the coding sequence ATGAGATTGTTTTGCTTAGTGCTAAGTATTGCTTGGCTGATAGAGTGCTCGACTGTTGTCGCAGTTGAGCCGGTGTCATGGTTTGATGATAACCGCGCCGAGCATCTGGAATTGTACCAGTGGTTGCATGCCAACCCAGAGTTGTCTCATGACGAAGCCAACACGGCGGCTAGACTTGCCGACACTTGGCGAGGATTTGGTTATGAGGTCACTGCCGGCGTCGGTGGTCATGGTGTCGTTGCAACTTTGAAGAACGGTGACGGTCCCACGGTGATGTTGCGCACTGACTTAGACGCGTTGCCGGTGACTGAATCGACTCCCCTGCCCTTTGCGTCCACGGTGACCAAGCAGACTGAAAGCGGAACATCGACTGGCGTGATGCATGCTTGTGGACATGATGTTCACATGACAAACCTTACGGCCGTCGCTGGCTTTCTTGCCGAGAATCAAGATCAGTGGGCCGGAACACTAATGTTGATCGGGCAGCCGGCGGAAGAACGTGGCGAAGGAGCAAAGCAAATGCTTGCCGATGGACTCTTCGAGCGATTTCCACGTCCTGATTTTGCATTGGCGATGCACGTCTCGGGAGACACCCCGACCGGGACTGTCTCGATCCGCCCCGGATTCTCATTGGCGAATGTTGATAGTGTAGACATCACGATGAAGGGGCGTGGCGGTCACGGCAGTGCTCCTCACACAACCATCGATCCGATCGCCATGGCGGCCGAACTCATCGTGTCGTTGCAAATGATCGTAAGTCGCGAGGTGGCTCCGATTGATCCCGCAGTCGTGACGGTTGGCTCCATTCACGGCGGCACCAAGCACAACATTATCGGCAACGATTGCAAGTTGCAGTTGACGGTTCGAAGCTACAAACCAGAAGTCCGCGAGAAGCTGTTGGCCTCAATTAAACGTCGAGCGTTAGCCGTCGCCCAGGCTCACGGAGCCGACCCACCTGAAGTGACGTATAGCGAAGGAACTCCGTCGCTTCGCAACGATGATGAACTAGCCGCTCGGATGAAGGTTGTTTTTCAGCGAGTGCTCGGGGAGGACAATATCATCGACGACGAACCGTCGATGGGCGGCGAAGATTTCAGTCGCTATGGTATCGCAGGTGTACCGATTTTGATGTACCGAGTCGGTTCGGTGAATCAAGCACGACTCGACCGGTTTGAAAAGCTCGGCATTCCAGCTCCCTCTCTGCACTCGGGCGTTTACTACCCCGATGCCGAGGAAACGTTGGAAACGGCGTTCAAGGCAATGACGTTTGCGACGCTCGAATTGATGGCACCCTGA
- a CDS encoding endo-1,4-beta-xylanase encodes MNTKLALIVTALLAVLGSRTDAADAATVLQYGASDDLTFYLGGDASKSLIKGVDGRTAIRIDIAKAGEKNWSVLHHSPPNTKPVGKGDFVVFEIETRVTGERTTEGSIGVYAESAVKEKQGSVGEQVHPTTELRTFRRSVVSPNDFEPGEFILSVHLGIKAQVVEFYGAKMEVYPADTDPELLRLDGIDWTGRSLDAAWRDAANQRIEKIRKQDLSVSVVDADGNPVDGAEVTINQQKHAWRFGTFVGSKMLGDTEDAKRYREAVKSRYNFVTLPAYLANWGWLSETNRRHYFQLADWAQNEGIPARGHLLVYPGWTATPPEWFDIPKPELRTKLAEHIPRAIVAYQDRGVTEWDVTNELRFNETFMQELGGLSVAADWFKLARKHLPSGDLYLNETVILTNGGHTENEQATLEKQVNELVAQGAPIDGIGLQGHFGSELTAPPRLLQILDRIANLGRPIMITEFDMDIDDKQARGDYLRDFYTVCFSHPAVKGVVAWGFWEGDMWKPRGHLLTEEWEPTPSSQAFDDLVLGQWLSHESGSSGANGDWTTRVFKGMHEVTIRQGDYQWTRTIEVNDVPVRVQVIVP; translated from the coding sequence ATGAACACTAAACTCGCATTGATCGTCACGGCTCTTCTCGCCGTCCTAGGCAGCCGCACTGATGCTGCTGACGCGGCCACGGTACTTCAATACGGCGCTTCGGATGATCTGACGTTTTATTTGGGTGGCGATGCCTCGAAGTCGTTGATCAAAGGCGTCGATGGGCGAACAGCGATACGCATCGACATCGCGAAAGCAGGTGAAAAGAACTGGAGTGTGCTTCACCATTCGCCACCGAATACTAAGCCGGTGGGCAAAGGCGACTTCGTTGTGTTTGAAATCGAAACGCGTGTCACCGGAGAACGCACTACCGAAGGATCTATCGGCGTCTACGCAGAATCTGCGGTGAAAGAAAAACAAGGCAGCGTTGGTGAGCAGGTTCATCCGACGACCGAACTGCGAACTTTCCGTCGCAGCGTCGTCAGCCCAAACGATTTCGAACCCGGCGAATTTATTCTTTCGGTGCATTTGGGAATCAAGGCTCAGGTGGTTGAGTTCTACGGAGCGAAAATGGAGGTCTATCCAGCGGATACGGATCCCGAACTGCTTCGCCTCGATGGAATCGATTGGACGGGACGTAGCCTTGATGCAGCTTGGCGAGATGCAGCCAATCAACGCATTGAAAAGATCCGCAAGCAGGACCTTAGCGTTTCTGTGGTCGATGCGGACGGCAATCCAGTTGATGGTGCTGAGGTTACTATCAATCAGCAAAAGCATGCGTGGCGTTTCGGGACATTTGTCGGCAGCAAAATGCTCGGCGACACAGAGGACGCAAAACGGTATCGTGAGGCCGTGAAGTCACGATACAACTTTGTGACGCTACCTGCGTACTTAGCGAACTGGGGATGGCTGAGCGAGACGAATCGCAGGCACTATTTCCAACTCGCCGATTGGGCCCAGAACGAAGGTATCCCCGCTCGCGGCCACCTGTTGGTGTATCCGGGATGGACGGCGACACCGCCGGAATGGTTTGACATTCCCAAACCCGAACTGCGAACGAAACTCGCCGAACATATTCCACGAGCGATCGTCGCTTACCAAGATCGCGGCGTGACCGAGTGGGATGTCACCAATGAACTTCGTTTCAACGAAACTTTCATGCAGGAGCTAGGCGGGTTAAGCGTTGCCGCCGACTGGTTCAAGTTAGCACGAAAGCATCTGCCTTCGGGTGATTTGTACCTCAACGAGACTGTCATTCTCACCAACGGAGGTCACACCGAGAACGAACAAGCCACGTTAGAAAAACAAGTCAATGAATTGGTTGCGCAAGGAGCCCCCATCGACGGGATCGGATTGCAGGGCCACTTCGGCAGCGAATTGACCGCTCCTCCACGGCTGCTGCAGATCCTTGATCGCATAGCAAACCTGGGTCGCCCAATCATGATCACCGAGTTCGACATGGACATCGACGACAAGCAGGCACGAGGCGATTACCTGCGAGACTTTTATACGGTTTGCTTTAGTCACCCGGCGGTCAAAGGAGTTGTCGCGTGGGGATTTTGGGAAGGTGACATGTGGAAACCTCGAGGACATCTGCTGACTGAAGAATGGGAACCGACTCCATCGAGCCAAGCCTTCGACGATCTTGTTCTTGGCCAGTGGCTATCTCACGAATCGGGATCATCCGGTGCCAATGGCGATTGGACCACTCGCGTCTTCAAAGGAATGCATGAGGTCACCATTCGACAAGGTGACTACCAATGGACACGGACGATCGAAGTCAACGATGTCCCTGTTCGCGTGCAAGTGATCGTTCCCTAA
- a CDS encoding MFS transporter, with protein MHCVPTTNSQVSFTHIDGEQQNLRRSMGDAACFGGMVGCGETYFPAFALAVGLGETEAGLVASLPLLAGGAIQLISPIAIRWIGGLQRWIVLGAAIQAITFIPLAYAAWRGSLSLPLLLLIASVYWAAGLATGPAWNTWMETVVAKERRVRFFSKRSRLQQVCTFAGLLSAGMLLQWSSNKELGLEAFAAMFCIAGGLRIVSAGFLHRTTSSDSNAVLLSSSPSREATSPTDTISHTAIRLLIYLVFMQAFIQLSGPFFVPYMLKQLEFGYGTYVLLVSLAFVSKVLTMSFWGRVAERTGAVKVLWIGGLGLVPLASLWIVSTNVWWLGFIQIISGIAWSAYELGFFLMFFETLPASQRTRLLTYYNFANTLAICIGALAGAAILAYWGCQFETYYSLFAISSLGRLLCLGLLVGVVVPTHHLKSIGMRILSVRPGAGSIVSPVLASEERS; from the coding sequence ATGCACTGCGTCCCCACTACCAACAGTCAAGTTTCGTTTACTCACATCGACGGCGAGCAGCAAAACCTCCGACGTAGCATGGGGGATGCCGCGTGTTTTGGCGGGATGGTTGGCTGCGGAGAAACGTATTTTCCAGCCTTCGCGTTGGCGGTTGGCCTGGGGGAGACCGAAGCCGGATTGGTAGCAAGTTTGCCGCTGCTTGCTGGCGGGGCGATTCAGTTGATTTCACCCATTGCGATCCGCTGGATCGGCGGTTTGCAACGTTGGATTGTCTTAGGGGCAGCCATCCAGGCAATCACATTTATTCCACTCGCGTACGCGGCTTGGCGGGGTTCACTTTCCTTGCCGTTGCTTCTGCTCATCGCCTCGGTGTATTGGGCCGCCGGCTTGGCCACAGGCCCAGCGTGGAACACTTGGATGGAAACCGTCGTCGCCAAGGAGCGTCGCGTTCGCTTTTTCTCTAAGCGGTCACGCCTGCAACAAGTCTGCACGTTTGCCGGGTTGCTCTCCGCTGGCATGCTTTTGCAATGGTCATCGAACAAAGAACTAGGTCTGGAAGCTTTTGCTGCCATGTTTTGCATTGCCGGTGGGCTCAGGATTGTGTCGGCTGGCTTTTTACACCGAACCACATCGTCGGACAGCAACGCGGTATTACTAAGTTCATCCCCTAGCCGCGAAGCCACATCGCCGACCGATACGATCAGCCACACGGCCATTCGTTTGCTGATTTATCTAGTCTTCATGCAGGCGTTTATTCAATTAAGCGGTCCCTTTTTCGTCCCGTACATGCTTAAGCAATTGGAATTCGGCTACGGCACCTATGTTTTGTTGGTGTCATTGGCTTTCGTTAGCAAGGTGCTGACCATGTCCTTTTGGGGACGAGTTGCTGAACGAACCGGAGCCGTGAAAGTGCTTTGGATAGGTGGCCTCGGGTTGGTCCCGTTGGCATCGCTTTGGATTGTCTCGACCAACGTTTGGTGGTTGGGGTTCATTCAAATCATCAGCGGAATTGCGTGGTCGGCGTACGAGCTTGGGTTTTTCTTGATGTTCTTTGAAACGCTTCCGGCAAGCCAAAGGACTCGTTTGTTGACCTACTACAATTTTGCCAACACGTTGGCGATTTGTATCGGCGCGTTAGCGGGGGCTGCGATCTTGGCTTACTGGGGATGCCAGTTTGAAACGTACTATTCTCTGTTTGCGATCTCGTCGTTAGGACGTCTGTTGTGCTTGGGGTTATTGGTCGGTGTTGTCGTACCGACGCATCACCTGAAATCAATTGGGATGCGGATCTTGTCCGTCCGCCCCGGCGCAGGCAGTATTGTCAGCCCGGTGCTTGCTAGTGAAGAACGTTCGTGA